The Benincasa hispida cultivar B227 chromosome 11, ASM972705v1, whole genome shotgun sequence genome has a segment encoding these proteins:
- the LOC120090859 gene encoding uncharacterized protein LOC120090859, with translation MGKSEEEQTLPVGVSSSELSDRNVESRCGGGGCSGIRRLIAVRCVFFLLLSVAVFLSAIFWLPPFLSYGNWPDRPVDSAYRDHEIVASFHAWKPAPLLENHIFELEDNIFGEIPVPFVKVAILSLQSLGGPNATKIVFAVDSDAKYSKIPPTSQSLIKETFETLVINDPPLRLNASLFGNTSLFEVLKFPGGITIIPPQSAFLLQTAQIYFNFTLNYSIYQIQVNFDDLTSQLRSGLHLSPYENLYVSLSNERGSTMHAPTIVQSSVLMAIGTNSSKQRLKQLAQTITNSHSRNLGLNNTIFGKVKQVRLSSVLNHSLGGGGSARETEHTLKNGVSSAPEAGSSPVESPTSRNYEATPPAFQYGYKRSSRKVRKQAHLGPIPSPSSSPASPYLRVGLPAPVSDSISASSPLSGVVLSNVQPPNSGSKHAENFGSSPSVLPPQFSSSVGVRVYTIRWTLALFLLVWHVQPRR, from the exons ATGGGAAAGAGTGAAGAAGAACAGACGCTGCCGGTTGGAGTGAGCTCCTCTGAGCTTTCTGACCGGAATGTGGAGAGCAGGTGCGGCGGCGGCGGGTGCTCTGGGATTCGTAGACTGATTGCGGTGAGATGTGTCTTCTTCCTGTTATTATCGGTGGCTGTGTTTCTTTCTGCTATTTTTTGGCTGCCGCCGTTCTTGTCCTATGGAAATTGGCCGGATCGGCCTGTTGATTCTGCTTATAGAG ATCATGAAATAGTAGCAAGTTTTCATGCTTGGAAGCCAGCTCCTTTGCTGGAAAACCATATTTTTGAGCTTGAGGATAACATTTTTGGGGAAATACCCGTACCTTTTGTCAAG GTGGCTATCCTCTCACTACAATCATTAGGTGGACCAAATGCAACAAAAATTGTTTTTGCGGTAGATTCCGATGCCAAGTATTCAAAAATTCCCCCAACATCTCAAAGTTTAATCAAGGAAACCTTTGAAACGTTGGTTATAAATGATCCTCCTCTCAGATTGAATGCATCACTATTTGGCAATACATCCTTGTTCGAGGTGTTGAAATTTCCTGGAGGAATAACTATTATTCCTCCTCAGAGTGCGTTCCTTCTGCAGACGGCACAGATCTATTTCAATTTTACATTAaattattctatttatcaaattCAAGTGAATTTCGATGATCTTACCAGCCAGCTGAGGTCAGGATTACATCTGTCTCCATATGAG AATTTATATGTTAGCCTATCGAATGAGAGAGGTTCAACAATGCATGCCCCCACTATTGTTCAGTCATCTGTTCTGATGGCAATTGGGACTAATTCATCAAAACAAAGGCTAAAACAGTTGGCTCAAACCATCACAAATTCTCATTCGAGAAACCTTGGCCTGAACAACACTATATTTGGTAAAGTGAAGCAGGTGCGTCTTTCATCAGTCCTAAACCACTCTCTTGGTGGTGGTGGAAGTGCAcg agagacagaacaTACACTGAAGAATGGGGTCTCATCTGCTCCCGAAGCTGGTTCATCCCCAGTGGAAAGTCCAACTTCACGAAACTATGAAGCAACCCCGCCTGCTTTTCAATATGGATATAAAAGGTCTTCAAGAAAAGTCAGAAAACAAGCTCATTTAGGCCCTATTCCTTCTCCAAGCAGTTCTCCAGCGTCACCATACTTACGAGTAGGCCTGCCAGCACCTGTCTCTGATTCTATTTCTGCGTCAAGTCCACTGTCAGGTGTAGTTCTATCGAATGTACAGCCTCCAAATTCAGGCAGCAAACATGCAGAAAATTTTGGAAGTTCCCCTTCAGTCTTACCACCACAATTTTCTT CTTCTGTAGGTGTTCGTGTTTATACCATTCGATGGACACTTGCGCTATTTCTACTTGTATGGCATGTACAACCAAGGAGATAA
- the LOC120090860 gene encoding uncharacterized protein LOC120090860, whose product MPIVCLIEHVRGMFQSWFYERRNYWASRTTLYSDYCKTRLVNEADKGRRYRVVPIDCYRVHVRDNRLDGIVNLHTKECKCKEFDSLGIPCSHAIVATNERNIPIHSLCRRFYTVDSLMTTYVEPINPLSHISEWKRPSRYVKKIILPPEFVLQVGQRRVRRIPSRGEFYKQMKCDECGNYGHNRQKCTKPLTTVRRAENAKDRDTNTPHPV is encoded by the coding sequence ATGCCCatagtatgcttgattgaacatgttagaggaatgTTCCAATCGTGGTTCTACGAACGGAGGAATTATTGGGCATCTCGAACGACATTGTACTCTGACTACTGTAAAACCCGATTGGTAAATGAAGCCGATAAGGGCAGACGATATCGGGTGGTgcctattgattgttatcgGGTACACGTGCGAGATAATCGATTAGACGGTATTGTCAATCTTCACACGAAGGAATGCAAGTGTAAGGAATTTGACTCACTTGGTATCCCGTGTTCACATGCAATTGTTGCTACCAACGAAAGAAATATACCCATCCACAGTCTTTGTAGACGATTTTATACAGTGGACTCTTTAATGACTACGTATGTGGAGCCTATAAATCCACTTAGccacatatctgaatggaaaAGACCTTCTAGATACGTAAAAAAGATTATCCTTCCTCCGGAGTTTGTGCTACAAGTCGGGCAACGgagagtgagaagaataccATCCAGAGGAGAATTTTACAAACAAATGAAATGTGATGAGTGTGGGAATTATGGGCATAACCGCCAAAAATGTACTAAACCGCTTACAACTGTGCGACGTGCTGAAAATGCCAAAGATCGAGACACAAACACCCCTCATCCAGTTTAG
- the LOC120091493 gene encoding pentatricopeptide repeat-containing protein At1g15480, mitochondrial-like codes for MWALRRASISLRNQGYRVRTSYFFGKLEIPYSSEGNVAGFGTTAASSDRCISFERNNLATWPSSRIYISSHGLSSQAGAENSGEEDNVEDGFSELDETLPSTSPLEESKATNDNVEELTSGSEIDDDDDDEVDDGTQNELDLPEVETELAEKISKKGAPSALFKAIWSASDLSVPRVLDKWVSEGKDISRADISLAMLKLRRRRMFRKALQFSEWLESSGQLDFIEGDYASRLDLIAKVLGLHKAESYIANIPKSFQGEMVYRTLLANYVVVKNVKKAEEVFNKMKDLGFPITTFACNALLHLYKRADRRKIADVLLLMEKENVKPSLFSYKILIDAKGLSNDMIGMEQVVDTMKAEGIELDVSALSLLAKHYASGGLKDKAKAILKEMEDVNTKGSRWPCRILLPHFGELQMEDEVRRVWKICESNPYIEECMAAIVAWGKLKNIPEAEKIFDRVVKTWKKLSAKQYSTMLKVYADNKMLVKGKELVKQMADSGCRIGPLTWDEIVKLYVEAGEVEKADTFLGKAVQKHQMKPLFTSYMRIMDQYARKGDVHNTEKIFYKMRLSGYVARFSQFRTLIQAYINAKAPAYGMKERMKADNVFPNRDLAEKLAQLDAFRRTAVSDLLD; via the exons ATGTGGGCTCTTCGTAGAGCTTCTATTTCTCTTAG GAACCAAGGGTATAGAGTAAGAACCTCATATTTCTTTGGCAAACTAGAAATACCATATTCCTCGGAAGGAAATGTAGCTGGTTTTGGAACCACCGCTGCTTCATCTGATAGATGCATCTCTTTTGAGAGAAACAATCTTGCAACATGGCCGTCCTCTAGGATTTATATTAGTAGTCATGGTCTATCTTCACAAGCTGGTGCTGAGAACAGTGGAGAGGAAGATAACGTGGAAGATGGATTTTCTGAACTTGATGAAACACTTCCAAGCACTAGTCCACTTGAAGAGAGTAAGGCAACTAATGATAATGTAGAGGAACTAACCTCTGGATCAGaaattgatgatgatgatgatgatgaagttGATGATGGGACTCAAAATGAACTGGATTTACCTGAGGTAGAAACTGAACTTGCTGAAAAGATATCTAAAAAAGGTGCTCCTTCAGCGTTGTTCAAGGCTATTTGGAGTGCTTCAGATTTATCTGTTCCTCGTGTACTTGATAAGTGGGTCAGTGAAGGAAAAGACATAAGCCGGGCTGATATCTCTCTTGCCATGCTCAAACTTCGTAGACGTCGAATGTTTAGGAAGGCTTTGCAG TTTTCGGAGTGGTTGGAATCCAGTGGGCAACTTGATTTTATTGAGGGAGATTATGCTTCTCGCCTTGATTTGATTGCAAAGGTTCTGGGTCTCCATAAGGCAGAGAGTTACATAGCTAATATCCCAAAGTCCTTTCAGGGGGAGATGGTATACCGAACTCTCTTAGCTAACTATGTGGTCgtcaaaaatgtaaaaaaagcGGAGGAAGTATTTAACAAAATGAAGGACCTTGGATTCCCAATCACAACATTTGCTTGCAACGCGTTGCTTCATCTTTACAAGAGGGCCGACAGGAGGAAAATAGCCGACGTTTTATTGTTGATGGAGAAAGAAAATGTCAAGCCTTCTCTGTTTTCTTACAAAATCTTAATAGATGCTAAAGGACTATCAAATGACATGATAGGGATGGAACAAGTTGTTGATACAATGAAGGCCGAAGGAATTGAGCTTGATGTTTCTGCACTTTCCTTATTAGCTAAGCACTATGCTTCAGGTGGGCTTAAAGACAAAGCCAAGGCCATCTTAAAGGAGATGGAAGATGTTAACACCAAAGGTTCTCGATGGCCTTGCAGAATTTTACTTCCCCATTTTGGAGAACTCCAAATGGAAGATGAAGTGAGGAGGGTCTGGAAGATTTGTGAGTCAAATCCTTATATTGAAGAATGCATGGCTGCCATTGTCGCTTGGGGAAAGCTGAAGAACATCCCAGAAGCAGAGAAAATTTTTGATAGAGTTGTAAAAACATGGAAGAAGCTGTCTGCAAAACAATATTCTACCATGTTGAAGGTTTATGCAGACAACAAGATGTTGGTGAAGGGCAAGGAACTAGTTAAGCAGATGGCAGACAGTGGTTGTCGCATTGGTCCGTTGACATGGGATGAAATTGTGAAGCTTTATGTGGAAGCTGGGGAAGTAGAAAAAGCAGACACTTTCTTGGGTAAGGCTGTTCAAAAACACCAGATGAAGCCATTATTTACCTCATACATGCGTATCATGGATCAGTATGCAAGGAAGGGGGATGTCCACAATACAGAGAAAATCTTTTATAAGATGAGACTATCGGGTTACGTGGCTCGATTCAGCCAATTTCGAACTCTAATACAGGCTTACATTAACGCCAAAGCTCCGGCCTATGGTATGAAAGAGAGAATGAAGGCAGATAATGTATTTCCAAATAGAGATTTGGCAGAAAAGTTAGCCCAACTTGATGCTTTCAGGAGGACAGCAGTGTCAGATTTGCTTGACTGA